One window of the Esox lucius isolate fEsoLuc1 chromosome 8, fEsoLuc1.pri, whole genome shotgun sequence genome contains the following:
- the lrrc8db gene encoding leucine rich repeat containing 8 VRAC subunit Db: MFTLTEVAALNDIQPTYRILKPWWDVFMDYLGVVMLMLAIFSGTMQLTKDQVVCLPVQEPAAEDNSGFTTLQPAEGSGSGSGNGGSRVTLAAAPLITKDLPDSVVQEIHLTQFGGLRHQPLPTGVRTNLDFQQYVFVNQMCYHVALPWYSKYFPYLALIHTIVLMVSSNFWFKYPKTSSKIEHFVGILGKCFESPWTTKALSETACEDSEENKQRLIGAPSLPKHFSTSSEEGSPNQSTPMLAKSGVKFTADKPVIEVPCMTILDKKDGEQAKALFEKVRKFRAHVEDSDLIYKLYVAQTVIKTVKFILILCYTMTFVAAIDFDHVCEPDIKHLTGYAKFQCTHNMAFMLRKLLVSYISLVCIYGLICIYTLFWLFRRPLKEYSFEKVREESSFSDIPDVKNDFAFLLHMVDQYDQLYSKRFGVFLSEVSENKLREISLNHEWTFEKLRQHVTRNAQDKLELHLFMLSGLPDAVFDLTDLEILKLELIPEARITAKISQMINLQELHFYHCPAKVEQTAFSFLRDHLRCLHVKFTDVAEIPTWVYLLKSLRELYLVGNLNSENNKMIGLESLRDLRHLKILHLKSNLTKVPTNITDLSPHLIKLVIHNDGTKLLVLNSLKKMMNLAELELHNCELERIPHAIFSLTNLQELDLKSNNIRTIEEVISFQHLNRLICLKLWHNKIITIPLSISHVKNLESLYLSHNKLESLPVPLFNLLKLRYLDVSHNSIVVIPLEIGFMQNLQHFAITGNKVEVVPKQLFKCTKLKTLCLGHNCISVLPEKIGNLVQLTNLELKGNCLDRLPAQLGQCRLLRRNCLVVEDHLFDSLPLDVKESINQEANVPFANGV, encoded by the coding sequence ATGTTTACTCTCACAGAGGTAGCCGCCTTGAATGACATCCAGCCAACCTATCGTATCTTGAAACCATGGTGGGATGTCTTTATGGACTACCTGGGTGTCGTCATGCTGATGCTCGCCATTTTTTCTGGAACTATGCAGTTAACCAAAGACCAAGTGGTTTGCCTTCCTGTCCAGGAACCAGCTGCAGAGGACAACAGTGGCTTCACAACTCTGCAGCCAGCAGAGGGGTCTGGTTCTGGGTCAGGAAATGGAGGGAGTAGGGTGACGCTAGCTGCTGCACCCCTAATTACTAAGGATCTACCAGATAGTGTTGTTCAGGAAATTCACTTAACACAGTTTGGTGGTCTTAGACATCAACCTCTGCCAACAGGCGTCAGGACAAACCTGGACTTTCAGCAGTATGTTTTTGTCAATCAGATGTGCTACCATGTCGCCCTGCCATGGTACTCTAAGTACTTTCCATACCTCGCTCTCATACACACCATTGTGCTCATGGTCAGCAGCAACTTTTGGTTCAAATATCCTAAGACTAGTTcaaaaatagagcattttgtGGGAATATTAGGCAAATGTTTTGAGTCTCCTTGGACGACCAAGGCATTGTCAGAAACGGCCTGTGAGGACTCAGAGGAGAATAAGCAAAGACTCATTGGTGCCCCCTCCctaccaaaacatttctcaaccaGCAGTGAAGAGGGAAGTCCTAACCAGTCCACCCCAATGCTGGCTAAATCTGGGGTCAAGTTCACTGCTGATAAGCCTGTCATTGAAGTCCCATGCATGACCATACTGGATAAGAAAGATGGAGAGCAGGCCAAGGCTCTATTTGAAAAGGTTAGGAAGTTCCGTGCCCATGTAGAAGACAGTGATTTGATCTACAAGCTCTATGTTGCCCAAACAGTAATCAAAACAGTAAAATTCATTTTAATCTTATGTTACACAATGACATTTGTTGCTGCAATTGACTTTGACCATGTGTGTGAGCCTGAcataaaacatttgactgggtaTGCTAAATTCCAATGTACACATAATATGGCTTTTATGTTGCGTAAGCTGCTTGTCAGCTATATTTCCCTTGTCTGTATATATGGCCTTATCTGTATATACACCCTCTTCTGGCTGTTTCGACGACCTCTTAAGGAGTACTCTTTTGAGAAAGTCAGGGAGGAGAGCAGCTTCAGTGACATTCCTGATGTAAAGAATGACTTTGCGTTTCTCTTGCACATGGTGGATCAGTATGACCAGCTGTACTCTAAGCGTTTCGGCGTCTTCCTCTCTGAAGTCAGTGAGAACAAGCTGCGGGAGATTAGTTTAAATCATGAGTGGACCTTTGAGAAACTCAGACAGCACGTAACTCGCAACGCTCAGGACAAACTGGAGCTCCATCTCTTCATGTTGTCAGGTCTGCCAGATGCTGTCTTTGACCTGACGGATCTTGAGATCTTGAAGCTGGAGCTGATTCCAGAGGCCAGGATAACAGCCAAGATCTCACAGATGATAAACCTTCAAGAGCTTCACTTTTACCATTGTCCTGCTAAAGTCGAGCAGACAGCATTCAGTTTCCTTCGCGACCACCTCCGTTGCCTTCATGTCAAGTTTACGGATGTGGCGGAGATTCCCACCTGGGTATACCTTTTGAAAAGCCTGAGGGAGCTGTATTTGGTCGGGAATCTGAATTCTGAAAACAACAAGATGATCGGATTAGAATCTCTCAGAGACCTGAGGCATCTGAAAATCTTGCATCTAAAAAGTAACTTGACAAAGGTCCCAACCAACATAACAGACCTGTCTCCACACTTGATCAAGCTGGTGATACATAATGATGGTACTAAACTCCTGGTACTGAACAGTTTAAAGAAAATGATGAACCTAGCTGAACTGGAGCTTCACAACTGTGAACTGGAAAGGATTCCTCATGCTATTTTCAGTCTGACCAACCTGCAGGAGCTAGATCTGAAATCCAACAACATTCGTACCATTGAGGAGGTCATCAGCTTTCAGCACCTCAATAGGCTTATTTGCCTTAAACTGTGGCACAATAAAATCATCACCATTCCATTATCCATAAGCCATGTTAAAAATCTAGAGTCCCTCTACCTTTCGCACAACAAACTTGAATCTCTGCCCGTACCTTTGTTTAACCTGCTCAAGCTGAGGTATTTGGATGTTAGCCACAACTCCATAGTGGTAATCCCTCTTGAGATTGGCTTCATGCAGAACCTTCAACACTTTGCCATAACTGGCAACAAGGTGGAGGTGGTACCCAAGCAGCTGTTTAAGTGCACCAAACTAAAGACACTATGTCTGGGACACAACTGTATATCTGTCCTTCCAGAGAAGATTGGCAATCTGGTGCAGCTAACAAACTTGGAGCTGAAGGGAAACTGTCTTGACCGCCTTCCTGCCCAGCTAGGCCAGTGTCGCCTCCTCAGAAGGAACTGCCTGGTAGTGGAGGACCACCTTTTTGACTCACTCCCACTTGACGTGAAGGAGAGTATTAATCAGGAAGCCAATGTTCCCTTTGCTAATGGGGTGTGA